From Watersipora subatra chromosome 2, tzWatSuba1.1, whole genome shotgun sequence, one genomic window encodes:
- the LOC137387667 gene encoding tigger transposable element-derived protein 1-like, whose amino-acid sequence MPVMEGFSVKSELQPNGLSDSLHSTGVAKVNTESGSDSGAVNLYPTDIELNLESGSPSIKTHSGEGRRKKMISMAMKQEIINKYEEGARIVNIAKEYGRNQSTIGTIIKNRKAIKASKASKGTTILASQRTSINDEMERLLLLWIKEKEIAGDTINQPVISHKAMALFDDLVEAQRNGEDEGSAQKTPPNFKASHGWYERFKRRTGIRPAIRHEEAASSAKKEVDNFVKKFGKLISDEGYMPQQVFNCDETGLFWKKMPHHTSITAKEQKISDHKSMNERLTLAFCANASGDLKIRPLLVCHSKNSSAFKALNIRKGRLSVFRKSNRKVMVTKTIFIEWVNVCFGPAVKKYLEKNDLPLKCLLVLDNAPAHPPDLEDSIHVDFSFIKVLYLPSNTTPPLQPMEQQVIANFKKFYKKYLFRKCLEVTKSTQLTRDVFLKEHFHIVQGLKMIEKAWNEVSKHTLKSSWKKLWPGVETKQDPKGSEKEHIVDSAHEGGVEDIISLGRSVGIVVEEAHVDNFTKELTTGGFRELKTMQVTIIQEEQQLSGGEKVGEAEETSSAEIREAIGWYENLTRFIEKNHPEKIHTSRLMDSVNNICMSHFRNILRSCQEQTTLDRYFFKRKVSKSADDKSKSSKKAKESEPEEVLL is encoded by the coding sequence GGAGAAGAAAGAAAATGATTTCCATGGCAATGAAACAGgagataataaataaatacgaAGAAGGCGCCCGTATCGTTAACATCGCTAAAGAATATGGCCGTAACCAATCGACAATTGGAACTATTATCAAGAATAGAAAAGCAATTAAAGCAAGCAAGGCTTCTAAGGGCACGACTATCCTTGCCAGTCAAAGGACTTCAATCAACGACGAGATGGAGAGGCTTCTTTTACTTTGGATTAAAGAGAAGGAAATTGCCGGTGATACAATTAATCAGCCAGTAATTTCTCACAAGGCAATGGCCTTATTTGATGACCTCGTGGAAGCTCAGAGAAACGGTGAAGATGAAGGATCAGCGCAGAAAACCCCTCCCAATTTCAAGGCGTCTCATGGTTGGTATGAGCGCTTTAAGAGGAGGACTGGTATTCGCCCAGCCATCAGGCATGAAGAGGCGGCCAGTTCTGCCAAGAAAGAAGTAGACAATTTTGTGAAGAAATTTGGGAAATTAATTTCTGATGAAGGCTATATGCCTCAGCAAGTGTTCAACTGTGACGAAACTGGCCTTTTTTGGAAGAAAATGCCCCATCATACATCTATCACAGCCAAAGAACAGAAAATTTCTGACCATAAATCGATGAATGAAAGACTAACCCTCGCATTTTGTGCAAATGCCAGTGGGGACCTGAAAATTAGGCCACTTTTAGTGTGTCACTCAAAAAATTCTAGTGCCTTCAAAGCACTCAATATAAGGAAGGGTAGGCTCTCGGTATTTCGAAAATCTAATCGCAAGGTCATGGTCACGAAGACCATATTTATTGAGTGGGTAAATGTCTGCTTCGGTCCTGCTGTCaagaaatatttagaaaaaaatgatCTCCCCCTTAAATGTCTTCTGGTGCTTGACAATGCTCCTGCTCACCCTCCTGACCTTGAGGACAGCATACATGTTGACTTCTCTTTTATCAAGGTTCTCTACTTGCCATCGAACACCACCCCTCCCCTACAGCCTATGGAGCAGCAAGTGATTGCCAACTTCAAGAAGTTTTACAAGAAGTATCTGTTCAGAAAATGCCTTGAAGTTACTAAAAGTACTCAACTTACCCGCGATGTTTTTCTGAAGGAGCATTTCCATATCGTTCAAGGCCTGAAGATGATTGAGAAAGCCTGGAATGAGGTTTCAAAACACACCTTAAAATCCTCATGGAAAAAACTGTGGCCAGGTGTTGAGACAAAACAAGACCCCAAAGGTTCCGAAAAAGAGCACATTGTTGATTCTGCCCATGAGGGTGGTGTTGAGGACATAATTTCACTTGGGAGGTCCGTGGGAATTGTTGTCGAAGAGGCTCACGTTGATAACTTTACCAAGGAGCTTACGACTGGTGGCTTTAGGGAGTTGAAAACAATGCAAGTGACCATCATTCAAGAGGAGCAGCAGTTGAGTGGTGGTGAAAAGGTGGGAGAGGCCGAAGAAACATCATCGGCGGAAATAAGAGAAGCTATTGGTTGGTATGAAAACCTTActagatttattgaaaaaaatcaCCCAGAAAAAATTCACACAAGCCGCCTTATGGACAGCGTTAATAACATATGCATGAGTCATTTTAGAAACATTTTGAGGAGTTGTCAGGAACAGACGACTTTGGATAGATATTTCTTCAAAAGAAAAGTGTCAAAAAGTGCAGATGATAAAAGTAAGTCTAGTAAAAAAGCTAAAGAAAGTGAACCTGAAGAAGTACTATTATAG